The Swingsia samuiensis genome contains the following window.
GGAACGACATTGGCTCACAATATCGATCAGTTATCTTTGGTGATGCTGAGCAACAAAAACTGGCACAAGAAGTAAAAGAGGAAATATCCGCTGAAAAAATATGGCCTGACCCTATTGTAACAAGGATCGAAGGCCCAACACAGTTTTGGTTAGCCGAAGAAAAGCACATGGATTATTTTGCTCGCAATCCAGAAACCGCTTACTGTGCCGCTGTTGTTGCCCCCAAAGTAGCTAAAGCACGAAAACTCTATCGTGACCGTTTAAAATAATATTTTTTACCTAGGAGATAATTACTCTTCATCTTCTAGGTAGAACCGATCTGCCTCTTCGTCATAATCAAATAACTCAGCATATCTGGCCCAATCCAACGCAGTTGTTAAAGTTTGATGTGCATAAGAAGAAGACATATTTTCTTCTAATATTTTACGAAAATAAGACGCATCTACGGTATGGTTATGCCTCTCATCTAACGTGCTGCGAATAACTTTGAGAAGGGGAATATGATGCAAAAAAGCTGTCCGCATAATATCTCTGCGGGCATCTCCATCTCCCTCAACAAACTTTTGACCTTCATCTGTCAGCAAAAGATCTCCATCTTCCAACTGTGCTAATTCGAGTAACTGCAAAGACTCACCTAAAGGGAGCAGATCATCCAAGGTCATTTGCAAACGTTGGGCCAAGTCTGGCAAATCAGCTCGACCAGCAAGAGAAGAAGATCCTAAAACCTCAATTAAACCGACCAGCATTTCAATAGAGAGATTAGGTAAAACAATTGAAAAAAGCGGAAGGTTGTTGTCTTCCAACGTCAAAACTTGCTCAGCTTCTGAGACTATTGGAGCCCGACGTGTCATCAAGGAATAGACTTGATCAACAAATCGTCGGAAATTTTCATCATTCCTATTTCTGGGATGAGGGAAGGGCACCGCAATTTCATGCGTTACTTTCCCCGGATGAGACGAGAAAAGAAGAATTCGGTCACACATTAGCACCGCCTCTTCAATACCATGCGTTGCTAAAATAATTGCTTTTAAATGAGAAAAACGTTTTTCAAACCATAACTCAATAATATCTGTCCTTAAATTTTCTGCACTTAACAGATCAAGAGACGAAAAAGGCTCATCTAGCAGCAAAAGGGTAGGGTGCAGCACAAGTGCGCGTGCAAAAGACACACGCTGCGCTACAGCTTCTGAAATCTCTTTAGGATATGCATTTTCATACCCCTCCAAGCCCATAGTCTCTAAAAGAGTGTCGGTTAAATCAGCTCGCTTTCCTCGTGGAACTCTTTGAGCTTCTAAGCCCAGTAAAATATTTTCTCGTACACTCAACCACGGCAATAAGGCGGCTGCCTGAAAAACAGTCGTAACTTTATCCAGTACACCATCATCTGGTTTTTTATACCAGATAACTTCTCCGGCTACAGGCTGATCCTGACCTGATATTATTTTCAGAAGAGATGATTTCCCAGACCCAGATCGTCCTAAAAGGCCTAAAATCTCACCCTCCTGAACGTTAAAACTCACATCTTCCAAGACCAATAAATCAGCATTTCGATCTTTTTTATAAATTTGCCGACAATTTTTAAGGCTTATCAAAGGTTGCTTTTTCATCGGATTGTATATTTCTGCGCTGTATAGGTAATAATGGGTTGAAGTATAAAGCGTTCTAAGAACATTAAAAGCGCCGTTAATGTCATCAACAAAATAATCTGATTCTCCATCGTCCCATGCAGCACACTCATAAATAACATCCTTCCAAGCCCATGATCCTTTGAAGCAAAAGATTCTGCTATCATCAAAAAATCCCACATCGGAACAGCAGCTAAAGATAGGCCAACAAGTAAATTACTAATGACCGAGGGGAAAATCAGTTTCTTCCATAGTAATAGGCCCTTTACGTGTAGATTTATGGCCATTTGACGCCAAGAATTTGGAATAGAATCAAGCGCTAAGAATATTTTCTCTCCTACCAACCAATATGTGCCAATAAAAAGAAACAATGATACAAAATAAAAACCGGAATATTTTAAGAATGGATAAAATATAATGACTGGAAATATAGAAAAAAACTTCAAAAACCTAAAAACAGAAACCCGATTTTTCAAACTGTACAAAACGAAAGCCGAAAGCATCCAAAACAAAAACAACAAAATAAATGTATTTAGAACCTCCCAATATGATATCAGAGAGCCCAATAAAATTTTCTCTAATTTTATTTTTCCTAAAAAATAAACAAGACAAACAAGGGATATATTTATAAAAAATATAATATTTAAATTTTTACTACCCTCATTTTCTAAATCTATTTTCCTATAAATTCT
Protein-coding sequences here:
- the msrA gene encoding peptide-methionine (S)-S-oxide reductase MsrA — protein: MSSHNSIILGAGCFWCVEAVFTGLKGVISAHPGYAGGTVNNPTYEAVCADKTGHAEVVELVYDPNEISLKDLLRVFFTTHDPTQLNKQGNDIGSQYRSVIFGDAEQQKLAQEVKEEISAEKIWPDPIVTRIEGPTQFWLAEEKHMDYFARNPETAYCAAVVAPKVAKARKLYRDRLK
- a CDS encoding ABC transporter ATP-binding protein, which codes for MKKQPLISLKNCRQIYKKDRNADLLVLEDVSFNVQEGEILGLLGRSGSGKSSLLKIISGQDQPVAGEVIWYKKPDDGVLDKVTTVFQAAALLPWLSVRENILLGLEAQRVPRGKRADLTDTLLETMGLEGYENAYPKEISEAVAQRVSFARALVLHPTLLLLDEPFSSLDLLSAENLRTDIIELWFEKRFSHLKAIILATHGIEEAVLMCDRILLFSSHPGKVTHEIAVPFPHPRNRNDENFRRFVDQVYSLMTRRAPIVSEAEQVLTLEDNNLPLFSIVLPNLSIEMLVGLIEVLGSSSLAGRADLPDLAQRLQMTLDDLLPLGESLQLLELAQLEDGDLLLTDEGQKFVEGDGDARRDIMRTAFLHHIPLLKVIRSTLDERHNHTVDASYFRKILEENMSSSYAHQTLTTALDWARYAELFDYDEEADRFYLEDEE